From the Macrobrachium rosenbergii isolate ZJJX-2024 chromosome 50, ASM4041242v1, whole genome shotgun sequence genome, the window CGTAAGCCCCAAAGGGACTCTTGCAGCATTTGACGATTCCCCCCCTAAAAGCtagatattttttctctccttttgattttctctctccaattttttgaaaaaagttcCTAGTCACGTTTGGTGTTCCAAAGACTAGAACGAGATTTTCTAGAAGACCTGTTTTGATCACTAGCCTCAATAGAGCATAGAGCATCTCCTAGGAAGagcattttgtggaaaaaaaaaaaggtctttctCAGTGAAATAGTGACGTAGACATAGTAATTATTGGTGTATGCCTTGAAGTATCTCTTAAGGTTTGTATTTAGTATCTTaagtatgacttttttttttgacagagaaATTTCTCGTTCCTCTTCGTTATAGATAATGGATAATGTTCTGTTATTGCTCGCTTCGTCTTGAAGAGACCATAGTACTGTGAAGCTACTGGAGATGGGATTGGCTATTTACTTTTCATATCAGTTGCTCTGAAGTTACAATTTTACAGCAGACACGTCAGTAGCAAGATGGGATTATACTCCACAGTCCatcaaagcaaaaatgaaaagtcAATAAGCCAGCCTTCTCCACTCCATTTGTCTTACCCCCAAAGACATTTTTAATGACCTTGTTGTCAGAACGTCATTGTTACATGCAGGACAATGACGCGTTCCCTGACGCCAGGAGAGGGTATGTGGGTATGTCTCAGATTATCTTGAAAAGTTTCTTCCTTGAAGTGAGTCTTCGGTAGACTTGACATTCTTGTAGTGCATGCTCCacacatttttcatttcaaaccCACTGCCCTCGTAAGTGGCTCTTGAAGATAAAGTCGTGACCATCCCAAGGTAAAAacctgaaatatttttccttttgcatatCTTGTAAAATGTGGTTTATTTGTCAgacgggaaaattaagataattgcGTTTGCCTTTTCTCAGATAATTTTCAGCCCTTTAATCAGTAACGTTAATTAATTTAAAGACAGATTCATTTATGATTTTCAAGCAGAGAATTGTTCCAAATATATCTTCGAATCGAGTAGAACCGAGGACATTCACAAGTCTgaataatgttcatattttttttttattcttgtttccaACGATTTGATTCCAGGATCCAGATAACATCTGATATTTCAAGAAGCAAACAAACGCATTTTTAGTCCCAAGAGTTCCCATGGAACTCGTTTTTCGCGTGTTACGGCTCATATTTCTACCGAGACCAAGACTGTTCCAGAATCTTGAGAAAGAGAATTGAACGGAACCTCAGCATTCTCCAagtctgaaattttaaaatgaaatctaaCGTGGATGGCTTGGGATTATACGAAGCGAGATATTTATAACAAGTATGCCATGTCACAATataaaaagtcttctacaaaattaGTCATAAATATTCAAGAAAGCTGACAGTTTAAGTTCAGAAAACTCAGAATCTCATTAACCAGAAATTTAAAGAGTGTCTACTCTCAGCCAGTTTGGACGAATTTCATACTGACCGCCCGGTGATATTTTTATCGCTTACCATTAATAAGTTGCTACGTTCTAAATAATTCATCATTTTTGAGAATTCAGTTTTTCTTAGATTATTATATGGTAGGTATTTACAGCTTTTTCCCTTCATAATACCACAAACAATTTCTGGGACATCAAAGCTTTGACATTATAGCTGCTTTAGTAATCATAATTAAAGCACAGATATTATTTTAAGAGTAGATGAAGAAAAGCAGCAAATATAATATGCAAACTAGCGCGAGCGTCACTTAACATAGCTCTAATAACTTCCTGAGCGATCACTTAGCGTTTCTTATCTGTCAGATTCACACCCGCGATCACAGCTTTCAGTAATTACCATTAAAACGTCGTAGAGACTCATTCACCTTTTTCTTGTAGtcgtatatataacatatattcttAATTCAAGTCATTCTGAATTGTAGATCAGctttatgatgataaaaaaaagtaagtcagTCATATAAACTTAACGAGACGTAGACTCTCCGAGCCTGCTCTGACGGCACTTCGACGAAGACTGACGGAAAGAGATTCCGCTAAGACCCTTTCTTGAACCCTTCCTGCCAGGTGGAATACGGCCTCACAGACGACCTTGTGGCTGAGTTCAAGGAGGCGTTCATGCTCTTCGACAAAGACGAGGACGGAATGATCACCACAGCTGAGCTGGGCGTGGTCATGAGGTCGCTCGGTCAGCGGccatcaggtaaaaaaaaaaaaaaaaattagtggttGAATGGACGCGTCAGAACCAAgaccctttttatttttgcttttcatttcatggCCGGTGGAAATGTCTCGCTGATGGTGTTACAATGCGGGTCATTAAAgacttctgttttcattttgtttaaccTTTAGTGAATTGACAGCTACTGAGCGTTTGCAAAACTTTATGTTTAATCATTTCACATCCTGTTATTCGCCCTCTTCCAGGAATGCACCGTTAATAGGGTATAAAAAGTAACATTCATAGAATCCAAAGTTTaccttatttatacattatagCCAAGCTATTCAGCATAATATTCCTTAATGTTATGGCATGAGTTAACTTCAGTACTCGTTATgttatccatttttattcttgCATTATAGATTTAAAGTTAGTATTGCAAGGCAGGTTATTCATTTTAAGACTACTGCATGTTTCTGTAGGGAGGCGTGGAGCtggaatatataattacattttttaatccaGTTAGCTGTATATCATTTACTAGATGATAAACAAGATTTATGATTAGTGCGATAGATTAGTGAATGTATTGATAGCTCTAAAACTAGAGAATTAACTCTTAAGGAGAAATTCACAGCAGTTTAAATGAGTTCCTTCAGCGGTAAAGAGATTGAGAGGCCGTGAGAGGCATAGTGGTAGCCCCAGGATAAATCCAGTTCCGGAAGTGTATTGGATTTcagaaatagtagtagtagtagtagtagtagtagtagtccctATCACCGTCTTTTTCCTTACATCGGCTCTCCTCCAAAAGGGACGTATAAGTAATCACCCCACTGAgatcttcttcttccacttccagAAACAGAACTGAGGAAACTGGTCGGAGGCGTCGAGACCTGCGCTGATGGGACGATTGAATTCAACGAGTTCCTTCAGATGATGAGCAAAAAGTTGAAGGACATTGGCAATGAGGATGAGTTGAAGGAAGCCTTCAAGTAAGTCCTTAGAAAGTGAAAAGTTACAACCTTGGATATGAAACTATTTTGTTTACTAAATTACTAATTTATAAGATATTAAGTACGCTAGATAATTTTTGTTCGTTCCTCTATTTAATTAACACTGAACGAAGTGAAGTTAGTATGTAGcgagaaataaataacaatcgGATTATTAAAGCATTATTTAACTCCAGTGACTGGTTTAAGTTTTGGGGTTCATTAAGTGACCTAAATTTTGCCTTTAATCCAGTGTGGCATGCCAGTTCTTTGTACCTGAATAGTTGAATATTTCACCCTTAAAAACTAAGTGACATCAGATGCCCCTCAAATGGAAAGAGCTGAAAAGCCTGCTCTCATTTTATTCCCCCTTGGAAGACCACCAACGCCAAACACGAACTTTCTCTCCGTACAGGGTCTTCGACAAGAAGAAATCCGGCTACCTGTCCTCCACAGAGCTTCGTCACGTCATGACAAGCATGGGCGAGAAATTGTCTGAACAGGAGGTCGAAGACATGATTAAAGAAGCCACCCCAAACGGTGATGGCAGAGTTAATTACGAAGGTAACCATTTCATTTGTGTAATGGAGAtaggggatattattattattattattattattattattattattattattatttttattattattattattattattattattattcagaagatgaaccctattcatatgggactaTCCCACAGggaccatcgacttgaaattcaggcttccaaagaatatggtgtatattagaaaggagtaacagaaggtaatggggaatacagaaagaagagatcacttattgaaaaagaaaaaataaattaacaaattaataaataaaaagaaaaattgtgcaCTATGTGAGGTGTGTACACTATGTGTCTTCCACTTAGATTTTTCCAGAAGACAATGATAGATGGTTCCAAGACTCTAGTGTATGCATATATCTGTTGCAGTGTTTGGGGGTATTTAATCAGGCcataacaaatgacaaaaatggaAGCCAAATGATAGAGAAGCGTCTGAGTGAAGTTCTGTATGTTGACAACTTCCTATCCCACTTTTGCGAAGTTTCAGTTTTACAGTTATTATATGATAGGATATTGCACCTACCCCGTCAAACATAACGGCAGTATTTAAGTAACTGTGTAATTgcctcatacatttatataaagtaCAATATGTTGCCGtgccttttatttattaagattttgcTACAAGCTTAAAGTACGTTGCCTTCAGATTAACTGTATTATTCACAGAGTAGTTCCTGAGTATTGAGAAGTGAAGGATTTCAACTAACACCCGATTCTTTTCCACAGAGTTCGTGAACATCATCGCAAGAAAGCACTGATTTTCCAGTGCGAAGTCATCCACAAAGACAGCTGCACCAAGATGCGGCGCCGGCGTTACCAAGCATCGGTATACAACAAATCTAGTTCAGGAGCAACGTTGCCAAGCATTGTGAAAGATCAAGTTATCAAATCAAAAGAAGGATGAATTCATGCGTCATATCTTGACTCTTGGATAAATATGTAAACCTTGTCACTCAGATCGAATACGAGAATGCATTGCAAGCATAATATTTTGTTAGTCAATCGCCGTGACGAAAATTTTGCCGAAATTGAAATCCACTCGATTTTCCGACTCGTGATCATCGTATGAGCTAGGTGTGAATTCATCCTGTTTGCCACCGAATATAACCACGTAGAAGTTGATGTAAGAGGGGTCTTTGGGTGTGAAATCTTTGATTCTACTTAGCAAACAGTGCGCTAAACCCGTAGGAATTTAAGCTAAGCTGTAGGTACGTTAAAGTTGAAATATAGAACAGAAATATAGGCTTATGAATGTTTTACCATGGCCATCACTGTAGAGGACATCTCCCTATTCACCGTATAAGAGCCGTCACGCGCTCGAGACAGAGCGGGATTTTTGTCTTACCTTCTCGCTGCCTACTGTATGATAATATCATCAAAGGAGCCTC encodes:
- the LOC136832500 gene encoding uncharacterized protein isoform X1, which produces MAGRFAGARMGMANQKKNESAMNKRNRSKDHSSLQASQGRRASILSSISQLGGSKARSKSGSVDAVPKSQSGKAGAAQKLGTPSKTGSKTQVAKPTAQKTQVKQAPTKAQQQAPVAVKGGKKGKKGHKHQQYDLIVTIDLVEYGLTDDLVAEFKEAFMLFDKDEDGMITTAELGVVMRSLGQRPSETELRKLVGGVETCADGTIEFNEFLQMMSKKLKDIGNEDELKEAFKVFDKKKSGYLSSTELRHVMTSMGEKLSEQEVEDMIKEATPNGDGRVNYEEFVNIIARKH
- the LOC136832500 gene encoding uncharacterized protein isoform X3 — encoded protein: MKTSSFSLRVMRRPKGVNLVEARSKSGSVDAVPKSQSGKAGAAQKLGTPSKTGSKTQVAKPTAQKTQVKQAPTKAQQQAPVAVKGGKKGKKGHKHQQYDLIVTIDLVEYGLTDDLVAEFKEAFMLFDKDEDGMITTAELGVVMRSLGQRPSETELRKLVGGVETCADGTIEFNEFLQMMSKKLKDIGNEDELKEAFKVFDKKKSGYLSSTELRHVMTSMGEKLSEQEVEDMIKEATPNGDGRVNYEEFVNIIARKH
- the LOC136832500 gene encoding uncharacterized protein isoform X2 gives rise to the protein MAGRFAGARMGMANQKKNESAMNKRNRSKARSKSGSVDAVPKSQSGKAGAAQKLGTPSKTGSKTQVAKPTAQKTQVKQAPTKAQQQAPVAVKGGKKGKKGHKHQQYDLIVTIDLVEYGLTDDLVAEFKEAFMLFDKDEDGMITTAELGVVMRSLGQRPSETELRKLVGGVETCADGTIEFNEFLQMMSKKLKDIGNEDELKEAFKVFDKKKSGYLSSTELRHVMTSMGEKLSEQEVEDMIKEATPNGDGRVNYEEFVNIIARKH